GCTCGATCGTCGCTGCAGGTGCGATCGCTGCCGCAACACATCCGTCCGCGTCACGATCCCCAGCAGTTGCCCATCCCGGATCACCGGCAACCGCCCAATATCGTAAGTCACCATCAAATCCTCAATCTCCGGCAGCGTCGTCTCCGGGGCGATCGTCCGCACCTGCCGCGTCATATAGCCCTTCACCGGCGCATGACTAAACCCATGATGAAACGCAATATCCAAATCCCGTCGCGAAATCACCCCCACCAGTTCACCCAACCCATCCGCCACCGACAACCCCGAATGCCCATAACGCAACAAAATTCGCTGTGCCTGCGCGATCGTCGTCTGGGGCAACACCGTCCGCACCGGCGAAGACATCAGCTCCCGCGCCGTCGCCGCCACCGGCACCTGCCCCGCCAATGCCTCAATCAATTTGCCTAACGTCTGATCCGCATCCACATCATGCAACGTCACCGCCGCCGCCTTCCCATGACCACCACCACCCAGTGGTGCAAATAGCTGATTCAGATCCGTACCGGGAATACGCGATCGCCCAATCACCGTCAGCACATCACTCGCGGCCCGCTGATAGCAATTCCCCAGCAGCAACCCATCACTGTCTGTGAGATCCATCAACCGCGAGGCCACACTCGACAACCCCGGCACATACCCCGCCGTCTTCAGCATCACCCAAGCGATCGTATGGCCCTGCACCCCCCGCGACTGCAACTGCTCCAACCCCTGACTTAGCAGATCCTGCAACTGCGGCGACAACCCCGGCTCCACATAGGTGCCGATCGCGCCCAAATTTGCCCCCTGCCCCATCAGCCAAGCCAAGGCCAAAGCATCGCGCTGCGTCGCATGGTCAAACGTCAGCGACCCCGTATCCACATGAATCCCCAAAGCCATCGCTGTGGCTTCCGCCGAATTGAGGCTCACCCCCGCTGCTTGTAACTGCTCCACCATCAGCGTCGTCGTCGCCCCAATATCGGCGATCGTCCGTTCCGTCGCTCGAATGTCACTCTGCACCTGTGGGTGATGGTCATACACCCGCACCGTCACTCCCGGTAGATCCAACCAAGCCGCCGTTGGCCCCAGGCGATCGCGCAACTGCGTATCGACCACATGGATTGTCTGAATTTTTTCCGCCCGCACTGATCGCCGCTCAATCAGCGCAAATTCATCTCGATATAGTGCCAGAAAGTCCCGCACCGCCGGATGTGCGCCCCCCGCCAAGACAATTCGACTCCCGGCATACAATCTTGATAAACCGACTGCCGCGCCAAACGCATCAAAATCCGCAGTCGTATGGCATAGAATCAAATCCATTTTTCTG
Above is a window of Romeriopsis navalis LEGE 11480 DNA encoding:
- a CDS encoding CBS domain-containing protein, producing MDLILCHTTADFDAFGAAVGLSRLYAGSRIVLAGGAHPAVRDFLALYRDEFALIERRSVRAEKIQTIHVVDTQLRDRLGPTAAWLDLPGVTVRVYDHHPQVQSDIRATERTIADIGATTTLMVEQLQAAGVSLNSAEATAMALGIHVDTGSLTFDHATQRDALALAWLMGQGANLGAIGTYVEPGLSPQLQDLLSQGLEQLQSRGVQGHTIAWVMLKTAGYVPGLSSVASRLMDLTDSDGLLLGNCYQRAASDVLTVIGRSRIPGTDLNQLFAPLGGGGHGKAAAVTLHDVDADQTLGKLIEALAGQVPVAATARELMSSPVRTVLPQTTIAQAQRILLRYGHSGLSVADGLGELVGVISRRDLDIAFHHGFSHAPVKGYMTRQVRTIAPETTLPEIEDLMVTYDIGRLPVIRDGQLLGIVTRTDVLRQRSHLQRRSSKQSPRQAQVELVAPSIARLTQPLQDLLAIAAAKAESRGWNLYLVGGGVRDLLLAQADPEQQAEPVMLNDLDLVVDG